In Canis lupus baileyi chromosome X, mCanLup2.hap1, whole genome shotgun sequence, one DNA window encodes the following:
- the SMIM10L2B gene encoding small integral membrane protein 10-like protein 2B, whose amino-acid sequence MAASAALSAAAAAAALSGLAVRLSRSAAARGSYGAFCKGLTRTLITFFDLAWRLRMNFPYFYVVASVMLNVRLQVRIE is encoded by the coding sequence ATGGCGGCGTCGGCGGCTCtgtcggcggcggcggccgcggcggccctGTCGGGCCTGGCGGTGCGGCTGTCGCGCTCGGCGGCGGCCCGCGGCTCGTATGGCGCCTTCTGCAAGGGGCTCACGCGCACTCTGATCACCTTCTTCGACCTGGCCTGGCGGCTGCGCATGAACTTCCCTTACTTCTACGTGGTGGCCTCGGTGATGCTCAACGTCCGCCTGCAGGTGCGGATCGAGTGA